TATGCACTACCTGCAAAGCGGCTGCAATTTGGCGGATGTAATGGATTGCGGTTGCTTCTGGTAACGGTATCCCTGGTAAGACAAATGCATCTCCTAAGGTGTCACCAGGAATATATTCCATTACCATGTAAGGCAGCCCTGCTTCGACAAAAAAGTCGCTCACCCGCACAATATTTGGGTGGACACAAGTAGCTAATCGTCTCGCCTCATCTTGGAATTGGCGCTCGAACTTGGCAAAATCAGGATGTTGTCGCAGCCGTTCATTAATAGTTTTTATCACTACTTCCTGACCTAAGTAGTGATGCGTAGCTTTGAACGTTATGCCAAAGCCACCACGCCCGATTTCTTGAGTTAGGGTATATTTTCCACCCTGTAAAGTTGTACCTGCTAACATAAAGATTTTTGAGTCCTGAGTCCTGAGTCCTGAGTGAGCAGATAAGTACTGAGTCCTGAGTTTCAAGGTATTTCCGAAGAAATTGCTTCCCCCCTCAGTGGGAAAAACCTCCCTATTATCGCAACAGTTTTGTCTTTTTAATAATACATTGACATTTGCCTAAGCAACCTTAAAGCTCTGGTGAGTTAGATAAGAGTTTTTATGATGTAGCAGTCACATTAGATTAACAAAGACAGAATAATATTGCGCTCGGTTTCCTAGGTGAATTGAAAGACTGAACTTTGAGCTTGAGAGGTAGATGTTGAATTAATAGCTTATACATATTTGTCATCCTTCAGTAGGAGGACGCACTTTCCTAACGGATTTTTTAGGATGGTGAAGGCTAATCACTGGCTGAGTTCGTTTGGTAATCAAAGAGAAGTCAAGCATTGTTCAGCAAGCATTAAGTATAGAGCCGAACTCACAAAGTCTTGTTAAATCTGGCTGCTTTTATTTTGGATTGGTATTAGTTCCAGAGCTATCTCAAATACAATTAGGAATTCCGATATTTATGAGCGAGCAGAATCACGTTAACGAAAACACTAAGAATGAAGCTTTGCAACCCTATCGTAAAGATGCAGACGAGAAACTAACAACCAATCAAGGTGTAAAAGTTAACGATACCGACAATACACTCAAAGTCGGAACGCGCGGGCCTTCGTTAAAAGAAGATTTTCACTTTCAAGAAAAGCTGACGCACTTCGATCGCGAACGCATTCCAGAACGCGTGGTTCATGCGCGAGGGTCGGGCGCTCACGGCTATTTCCAGCCCTACGAATCGATGGCAGAGTTCACCAAAGCCAAATTCTTGCAAGATCCAGCGATTAAAACGCCTGTGTTTGTGCGGTTTTCAACGGTGGGTGGATCGCGGGGTTCAGCCGATACAGTGCGAGATGTACGCGGCTTTTCAGTGAAATTCTATACCGAAGATGGGAACTACGATTTAGTCGGGAACAATATTCCGGTTTTCTTTATTCAAGACGCGATTAAATTCCCTGATATTGTTCACGCGATCAAGCCCGAACCAGACCACGAGATGCCCCAAGCTTCAACTGCCCATCCCAGCTTTTGGGACTTCATCTCGCTGATGCCCGAATCGATGCACATGATTATGTGGATTTTGAGCGATCGCACTCTCCCCAGAACCTTGCGGATGATGCAGGGGTTTGGCGTGCATACCTTCCGTTGGGTGAATGCAGAAGGTAAATCCCGCTTTGTGAAATACCATTGGAAGCCGCTTTTAGGAGTACATTCCAACCTCTTTGACGAAGCACAGAAACTCGCTGGTAAAGACCCCGACTTTCATCGCCGCGATTTGTGGGATTCAATTGAGATGGGCGATTACCCAGAATACGAACTGGGCGTGCAAATCATTGAAGAAGCAGACGAGCACAAATTCGATTTTGATATTTTGGATGCAACCAAAATCATTCCTGAAGAATTAGTTCCCGTCCGTCCCATCGGCAAAATGGTACTGAACCGCAACCCAGATAATTTCTTTGCAGAAACCGAGCAGGTGGCGTTTCAACCTTCAAATGTCGTGCCAGGAATTGACTTCAGCGACGATCCGCTGTTACAAGGTCGGCTGTTCTCTTACCACGATACCCAACTGCATCGCTTAGGAAGTCCAAATTTTGCTCATTTGCCGATTAACCGTCCGGTTTGTCCGTTCCACAACAACCAACAAGACGGGCGGATGCAAATGGAAATCAAAACCACCCGCGTTAACTACTCCCCCAATTCCCTCGGAGAGAATCGCCCAGCGGTGAGTACAGAAGCGGAAGGTGGGTATGTGCATTATCCAGAGCGCGTAGAAGGGCATAAAGTCCGGGAACGCAGCCCCAGCTTTAAAGACCACTTTAGTCAGGCAACACTGTTCTGGAACAGTCTTTCACCCATCGAGAAAGAGCACGTGATAGCGGCGGCTCATTTTGAGTTAGGCAAAGTTGGCGATCGCGGGGTGCGCGAACGGATGGTCGATCGCTTTAACCATGTAGATCCTGAATTAGCTAAACGAGTCGCCCAAGGCATTGGTGTTGCCGCACCTAGCGCCATCACAGTACAAAATCACGGACAACGCTCTGAAGCACTCAGCCAAGAGAAGACGACGAAAACTGCCAAAGGTCGAAAAGTGGCAATTTTGGCAGCAGACGGAGTAGAAGCAGCTCAGATTATGGCACTCAAGCAAGCCTTGAAAGCTGCTGGCGTAGTAGCAGAAGTTGTCTCGCAGTTCAAGGGCACGATTAAGAGTGCAGATGGTAAAGAAATTGAGGTCGATCAGACCTTTTTGACGAGTGCTTCTGTAATGTTTGATGCAGTGTATGTACCCGGTGGTGCAAAGAGTATTGACGCTTTGAAGATGAATGGCGAAGCGATCGAGTTCATCAATGAAGCCTTTAAGCACTGCAAACCGATCGCCGCTAGCGGGGAAGGTGTGGAGTTACTCAAAGCTTGCGATCTTCAAGGTGTTGGACGGTTAGACTCGTTTGCGCAAGACGATCTAGGCGTTGTCACTACTCGCAGTGCCGATGCGAATGAAATTGCCAAGTCGTTTATCAATGCGATCGCTCAACATCGCCACTGGAATCGTTTCCACAAAGATAAAGTCCCTGCCTCAATTAAGTAGAAATCAGGATTTGATTCGGTAAACTTTTACTCAATATCCCACTTGCGAAGGCATAGCGAGTGGGATATTGAGATTTTGTCTTTGTTTGACTAGTTTAAAAACGCTGACCAATACCGAAATGCACTCGGCTTTCGCCTTGGTCGTTAATACCATAGTCAGCCCTAATTAAACCGATAGGTGAGTCAAAGCGTACTCCTGCGCCATAACCAAAACCGCTACCTGGTTTACCCCGCGCGCCTGCTGGATCTCCTAAGACCGTACTCCCAGAACCTAAATCTGAGGCAAAGTCAGCAAACAACACGCCTCCTACCGCTGAAACTATTGGAAAGCGGTATTCTGCTGAAGCTAAGACATAACTGCGCCCATTGCCAACTTCCCCAGTACTGTAACCGCGCACAGAATTAGATCCACCTAAGTTAAAGGCTTCATAGGGTGGCAAATTCCCTAACACTGTACCAGCTTGGACATTTAAGGCGAATACTTGTGGTTGTTTGCTGCTATATAACTGTACTGGCACATACTGGCTAAAATTCGCCTGCAAGCGATTCATAGAAATATTTCCGTTACCAATAGGAACCGATTGTTCTGTACTTAGCCTGAGAAGTGAACCTTGAGTTGGATTGATAGAATTGTTGCGTCGGTCTTGGGTAGCGGTAAAAGATACTGTAGTCAGGTCATCAATACCAGTACCGCTGGCAGTTAAAGCATTTCCTTGGGCATCAGTTGGGCTAACATTACCTTGGCGATCGCGTATGCTGATGCGATTGTAATTAAATCCTAAAGATGTATCCCAGTTGTCTATTGGTCTTTGAAAGCTAATACCACCGCCAATTCGACCTTCTCTGGCTCGATCCCCATTTGGTAGAGGAATTTTGTCATCAAATGTCAGCGACAGTTCCCGACGGCGAAAAGCATTGATTGTATATCCAAAGCGATCGGGGTCAGTATCCCGATAGGGACTGGTATATTTGGTATCAAATTGGAAGTCACGCAACCCAACTCCCACATTTAAACCTAAAGTATTGTTAGCGCCGCCAACGTTCTGGTCTTGATAGGTTAATGTCCCCATCAGACCTTGGTCGGCGTTGTAACTACCGCCTACGTTCACAGCCCGCGCCCCAGCTTCTTTGAGTTCGTAGACTAAATCTAGCTTGTTAGCATCTCCTTCCAAAGCCACATTCACACTTTCAAATAAGCCAGTGCGATATAGCTGTTGCACATCTTGACGGACAATATTTTCTTGGAATACTTGACCAGGCTTAAGCTTGAGTTGCTGGCGAATAAAATCTGGTTTGGTACGCCCTTTGACTGGATTACCTTTACTATCGACAGTTTGACCGTCTTCGTTGATAAAGCGAAACTTGATATCGCCTACCAAGCCTTCCGCGACATTGATGGTGAGAATTCCTTCACGACTGGGTTTAATTGATAGTACCCTTGCTAAGTTGTAGCCATTATCG
The genomic region above belongs to Calothrix sp. NIES-2098 and contains:
- the katE gene encoding catalase, with the protein product MSEQNHVNENTKNEALQPYRKDADEKLTTNQGVKVNDTDNTLKVGTRGPSLKEDFHFQEKLTHFDRERIPERVVHARGSGAHGYFQPYESMAEFTKAKFLQDPAIKTPVFVRFSTVGGSRGSADTVRDVRGFSVKFYTEDGNYDLVGNNIPVFFIQDAIKFPDIVHAIKPEPDHEMPQASTAHPSFWDFISLMPESMHMIMWILSDRTLPRTLRMMQGFGVHTFRWVNAEGKSRFVKYHWKPLLGVHSNLFDEAQKLAGKDPDFHRRDLWDSIEMGDYPEYELGVQIIEEADEHKFDFDILDATKIIPEELVPVRPIGKMVLNRNPDNFFAETEQVAFQPSNVVPGIDFSDDPLLQGRLFSYHDTQLHRLGSPNFAHLPINRPVCPFHNNQQDGRMQMEIKTTRVNYSPNSLGENRPAVSTEAEGGYVHYPERVEGHKVRERSPSFKDHFSQATLFWNSLSPIEKEHVIAAAHFELGKVGDRGVRERMVDRFNHVDPELAKRVAQGIGVAAPSAITVQNHGQRSEALSQEKTTKTAKGRKVAILAADGVEAAQIMALKQALKAAGVVAEVVSQFKGTIKSADGKEIEVDQTFLTSASVMFDAVYVPGGAKSIDALKMNGEAIEFINEAFKHCKPIAASGEGVELLKACDLQGVGRLDSFAQDDLGVVTTRSADANEIAKSFINAIAQHRHWNRFHKDKVPASIK
- a CDS encoding surface antigen D15 domain-containing protein encodes the protein MRVSSAAIFTLATLAANNATQQAMAAPTPNAIPTEKASKLVVPIIEDSPAPKQAVSAPETLVSQQFSQNPVVGETGAKNNSAVVLTGDKGDKKNLQVVLSRTAASTPVALEKGPQGNSKVTLPKIQAQKVTPSATPSTTIDNNLVVTATDVQILGANEELQQIIRKVIKTQKGGDTSQNQLQQDVAAILDTGLFSSANVNSRVTPAGLNVVYQVQPVVVRSLQLSGAKILTYQVAQAQFQSQIGAVIKPSALQQSVQQINKWYADNGYNLARVLSIKPSREGILTINVAEGLVGDIKFRFINEDGQTVDSKGNPVKGRTKPDFIRQQLKLKPGQVFQENIVRQDVQQLYRTGLFESVNVALEGDANKLDLVYELKEAGARAVNVGGSYNADQGLMGTLTYQDQNVGGANNTLGLNVGVGLRDFQFDTKYTSPYRDTDPDRFGYTINAFRRRELSLTFDDKIPLPNGDRAREGRIGGGISFQRPIDNWDTSLGFNYNRISIRDRQGNVSPTDAQGNALTASGTGIDDLTTVSFTATQDRRNNSINPTQGSLLRLSTEQSVPIGNGNISMNRLQANFSQYVPVQLYSSKQPQVFALNVQAGTVLGNLPPYEAFNLGGSNSVRGYSTGEVGNGRSYVLASAEYRFPIVSAVGGVLFADFASDLGSGSTVLGDPAGARGKPGSGFGYGAGVRFDSPIGLIRADYGINDQGESRVHFGIGQRF